The following proteins come from a genomic window of Flavobacteriaceae bacterium MAR_2010_188:
- a CDS encoding sodium/proton antiporter, CPA1 family, with amino-acid sequence MDYYAVASVLIVLSAIFGFINVKFLKLPITIGLMLITIVFTLIIVAIAQFDDTILEQETLLISGIDFETVLLDIMLSFLLFAGALHTNFDQLKIQRAPVLVFATIGVLVSTFLVGIFIYYLLGFIGLEIEFIYCLLFGALISPTDPIAVLGILKRANAPKKLETKIVGESLFNDGVGVVVFLTVLSVAAFPAESIDFGEIAILFGKEVIGGILLGLVLGWITFKMMKSIDDYEVEVIITIAAVMGGTLLSHKLHVSAPLAMVTAGLLVGHDTVRASAMSEITESYVDKFWELIDVLLNTILFVLIGMEMLVLQFQTGYILAGLIAIPLVLLSRYLSLWLPIKMFEKKLKFVPKTNLIMTWGGLRGGISIALALSLSKEMHRELFVVITYFIVVFSIIVQGLTVGPVVRKLTSNYSASDE; translated from the coding sequence ATGGATTACTACGCAGTCGCATCTGTATTAATCGTTCTTTCGGCTATTTTCGGTTTTATTAATGTGAAATTTTTAAAGCTGCCGATTACTATCGGGCTCATGCTGATTACCATAGTTTTCACCTTAATTATCGTGGCCATCGCACAATTTGACGATACCATTTTAGAGCAGGAAACACTTCTGATTTCAGGAATAGACTTTGAAACCGTTCTTCTAGATATCATGTTGAGTTTCCTTCTTTTTGCAGGAGCGCTTCATACAAATTTTGACCAACTTAAAATACAGCGAGCACCTGTGTTGGTCTTTGCGACAATCGGCGTATTAGTATCAACGTTTCTGGTCGGGATTTTTATCTACTACCTTTTAGGTTTTATAGGCCTAGAAATTGAATTTATTTATTGCCTTTTATTTGGAGCTTTAATCTCTCCAACGGATCCGATTGCGGTTTTGGGGATTTTAAAACGTGCTAATGCGCCCAAGAAATTAGAAACAAAAATTGTCGGGGAATCCCTCTTTAACGATGGAGTAGGAGTGGTTGTTTTCTTAACGGTTTTATCGGTGGCGGCCTTTCCAGCCGAGTCCATAGATTTTGGTGAAATCGCTATTTTATTTGGAAAAGAAGTGATTGGCGGGATACTTTTAGGTCTTGTTCTCGGTTGGATAACTTTTAAAATGATGAAGTCCATCGATGATTACGAGGTCGAGGTAATAATTACCATTGCTGCCGTAATGGGCGGTACTTTACTGTCTCATAAATTACATGTTTCTGCGCCCTTGGCCATGGTAACTGCAGGACTTTTAGTAGGTCATGATACCGTACGAGCTTCTGCCATGTCCGAAATAACAGAGTCTTACGTGGACAAATTTTGGGAACTAATAGATGTTTTATTAAACACGATTTTATTCGTGCTTATAGGTATGGAAATGCTAGTACTTCAATTTCAAACGGGCTATATTTTGGCTGGTTTAATAGCAATACCTCTTGTATTGTTAAGCAGATATTTGTCTCTCTGGCTTCCGATTAAAATGTTCGAAAAGAAACTAAAGTTTGTGCCCAAAACCAATCTTATAATGACTTGGGGTGGCCTACGTGGAGGTATTTCTATTGCACTCGCTTTGAGTCTTTCAAAGGAAATGCACCGGGAATTATTTGTGGTTATTACTTATTTTATCGTAGTATTTTCCATAATAGTGCAGGGACTCACTGTTGGTCCCGTCGTTCGGAAATTAACTTCAAATTACTCTGCTAGTGACGAGTAA
- a CDS encoding glutamate dehydrogenase (NADP+), which produces MENNIKEFLTYVEKRNPNEPEFLQAVHEVAEAIIPFIEKNPKYKNKLLLERITEPERTIIFRVPWIDDQGNPQVNRGFRVQFNSAIGPYKGGLRFHPTVNLSILKFLGFEQIFKNSLTTLPMGGGKGGSDFDPKGKSDNEVMKFCQSFMTELQRHIGPDTDVPAGDIGVGGREIGYLFGQYKRIRNEFTGVLTGKGITYGGSLIRPEATGYGAVYFAKNMLELKNESIKDKTIVISGSGNVAQYACQKATQLGAKVVTMSDSDGYIYDEEGIDAEKLAVIMNIKNVKRGRIKDYLDTYSSAKYHEDKRPWSVKCDLAFPCATQNELNEDEAKTLIENGVMAVVEGANMPTTPEAITALQKEKVLFSPGKASNAGGVATSGLEMSQNSLRYNWTSEEVDTKLHQIMNDIHKSCVEYGKQDNGYIDYVKGANIAGFVKIADAMLAQGLV; this is translated from the coding sequence ATGGAAAATAATATAAAAGAATTTTTGACATATGTCGAAAAGAGAAATCCTAATGAACCGGAATTCCTACAAGCTGTTCACGAGGTTGCGGAAGCCATAATTCCCTTTATTGAAAAGAATCCAAAGTATAAGAATAAGTTGCTTCTCGAGCGAATTACTGAGCCAGAACGCACAATTATCTTTAGAGTGCCTTGGATTGATGATCAGGGAAATCCCCAAGTAAATAGAGGTTTCAGAGTTCAGTTTAATTCGGCAATCGGACCTTACAAAGGTGGATTAAGATTTCACCCAACTGTGAATTTGAGTATACTAAAGTTTCTAGGTTTCGAACAGATTTTCAAAAACTCATTGACGACACTTCCCATGGGCGGTGGTAAAGGTGGTTCAGACTTTGACCCAAAAGGGAAAAGCGATAATGAAGTGATGAAATTTTGCCAGTCATTTATGACAGAGCTTCAAAGACACATCGGTCCAGATACTGATGTTCCCGCTGGGGATATTGGAGTAGGTGGAAGAGAAATCGGTTATCTTTTTGGCCAATACAAAAGGATTAGAAACGAATTTACCGGTGTTTTAACTGGTAAAGGCATCACCTATGGAGGGTCTTTAATTAGACCAGAGGCTACAGGTTACGGAGCGGTTTATTTCGCCAAAAACATGTTAGAACTTAAGAATGAATCAATTAAAGATAAGACTATCGTAATTTCTGGATCAGGTAATGTCGCGCAATATGCTTGTCAAAAAGCAACCCAACTAGGTGCGAAGGTGGTGACCATGTCCGATTCTGATGGATATATTTATGATGAAGAGGGAATAGATGCCGAAAAACTTGCGGTAATCATGAATATTAAAAATGTGAAGCGTGGTAGAATCAAGGATTATTTAGATACTTATTCTTCTGCTAAATATCATGAAGATAAACGCCCGTGGTCTGTAAAATGTGATCTTGCTTTTCCTTGTGCAACCCAAAATGAGTTGAATGAAGATGAAGCTAAAACATTAATCGAGAACGGTGTAATGGCTGTTGTTGAAGGTGCTAATATGCCAACCACTCCAGAAGCTATTACCGCGCTTCAAAAAGAGAAAGTTCTTTTCTCTCCTGGTAAAGCTTCTAACGCTGGCGGTGTTGCAACTTCTGGACTAGAAATGAGTCAAAACTCATTACGCTATAATTGGACGAGCGAAGAGGTAGATACCAAACTACATCAAATCATGAATGATATTCATAAGTCTTGTGTCGAATATGGCAAGCAAGATAATGGATACATAGATTACGTAAAAGGTGCAAACATTGCAGGTTTCGTGAAAATCGCGGATGCAATGCTAGCTCAGGGTCTCGTATAA
- a CDS encoding muramoyltetrapeptide carboxypeptidase has protein sequence MKIIRREGFIFFILISIFSLSNFAQNMPQEKSKSSMNEKLVTPPYLKAGDTVAIVAPSGVLKDRDDYIERSKKLLSDWGLVAVVGDNVFKSDNHFAGTDAERCEDLQNAMDDPKVSAIWCARGGYGTVRILDKLNYTKFKKNPKWIIGYSDITALHNQIHIKGFESIHGMMCTSVAEDMEDIKETVESFRKSIFGEELSYTLKGSEDNRVGKVIAPLVGGNLTMLHTQLGSTTSIDTSGKILFIEDIGEYKYHIDRMLQSLKRAGYFDNCKGLIVGDMSKLRKNSTLWGSSVEQLILDALSKYDFPIAFNMPAGHEDDNRAMILGRTVELNVSKDQSTLQFSK, from the coding sequence ATGAAAATTATAAGAAGAGAAGGTTTCATATTTTTTATCCTGATTTCAATTTTCAGTCTATCTAATTTTGCCCAAAATATGCCTCAGGAAAAATCAAAATCTAGCATGAACGAGAAATTAGTCACCCCACCATATTTAAAAGCCGGAGATACGGTTGCTATCGTTGCGCCATCAGGAGTCCTAAAAGATCGGGACGACTACATTGAGCGTTCAAAAAAACTTTTGAGTGATTGGGGTTTGGTAGCGGTAGTGGGCGACAATGTATTTAAATCTGACAATCATTTTGCTGGGACTGATGCCGAACGCTGTGAAGACCTTCAAAATGCGATGGACGACCCTAAAGTCAGTGCCATTTGGTGCGCAAGAGGTGGTTATGGAACGGTAAGGATTCTTGATAAGTTGAATTATACAAAATTCAAGAAAAATCCAAAATGGATCATTGGTTACTCGGATATCACTGCTTTGCATAATCAAATTCATATTAAAGGTTTTGAAAGTATACATGGAATGATGTGCACAAGTGTTGCCGAAGACATGGAAGATATTAAGGAAACGGTAGAGTCTTTTAGGAAATCAATTTTTGGTGAAGAACTTTCTTATACGCTTAAAGGTTCTGAGGACAATAGAGTTGGTAAGGTTATAGCGCCTTTGGTCGGTGGCAATCTAACTATGTTGCACACGCAATTAGGTTCTACCACTAGTATAGACACCTCGGGTAAAATACTTTTTATTGAAGATATTGGAGAATACAAATACCATATCGACAGAATGTTACAAAGTTTAAAGCGTGCTGGTTATTTTGATAATTGTAAGGGATTAATCGTTGGCGACATGTCCAAGCTCAGAAAAAATTCTACGCTCTGGGGCAGTTCAGTCGAACAACTAATATTAGATGCGCTAAGTAAATACGACTTCCCAATCGCATTTAATATGCCTGCTGGACACGAAGATGATAATCGAGCGATGATCCTTGGGAGGACGGTTGAGCTTAATGTTTCAAAGGACCAATCCACTTTACAATTTTCAAAGTAA
- a CDS encoding methionyl-tRNA synthetase — translation MSKQTKSITVPERYTITAALPYTNGPIHIGHLAGVYVPADIYARYLRLKGNDVAFICGSDEHGVPITIKAKKEGVSPQDVVDKYHAIIKKSFEDFGISFDNYSRTSSKIHHETASEFFTELYKNDKFIEETTEQLYDEEANQFLADRFVIGTCPKCGNENSYGDQCESCGTSHNATDLINPKSAITGNLPTLKETKHWFLPLDQYEDFLREWILKGHKKDWKTNVYGQVKSWIDDGLRPRAVTRDLDWGIPVPLPDAEGKVLYVWFDAPIGYISSTKEWAERVGKDWEPYWKDKNTKLVHFIGKDNIVFHCIIFPAMLKAEGSYILPDNVPANEFLNLEDNKLSTSKNWAVWLHEYLEDFEGQQDVLRYALTANAPETKDNDFTWKDFQARNNNELVAILGNFINRVAVLTDKYYEGTIPSPNEFSEVDEETLATLKAYPAVIGSSIERYRFREASQELMNLARLGNKYLADEEPWKVIKQDEERVRTIMFVALQIAAALAVLSEPFFPFTSDKLKKIFNMKQESDGGLSWDDVTNKSVLIEAGHIKGTSELLFSKIEDETIQLQLDKLIESKKTNEKEAMDTKVEPQKELITYEDFSKLDIRVGTILEAEKMPKTKKLLKLKVDTGIDTRTIVSGIAESFLAEEIIGKKVTVLVNLAPRTLRGVESEGMILMTENEEGKLVFVNPDDSSVANGLHIS, via the coding sequence ATGAGTAAGCAGACAAAATCGATAACTGTTCCGGAAAGATATACTATAACCGCAGCGCTACCTTACACCAACGGACCAATACATATTGGTCACCTGGCCGGTGTCTATGTGCCGGCAGATATTTATGCCAGATATCTCCGTTTAAAGGGTAATGATGTTGCATTTATTTGCGGGAGTGACGAGCACGGCGTACCGATTACCATAAAGGCAAAAAAGGAAGGGGTTAGCCCGCAAGATGTTGTTGATAAATACCATGCGATAATCAAAAAATCGTTTGAGGATTTTGGTATTTCATTCGACAATTATAGTCGTACTTCTTCGAAGATCCATCATGAAACCGCTTCGGAGTTTTTTACCGAATTATATAAAAATGACAAATTCATCGAAGAAACCACTGAACAATTATACGACGAAGAGGCGAATCAATTTTTGGCAGATCGATTTGTAATTGGCACTTGTCCTAAATGTGGAAACGAAAATAGCTACGGCGATCAGTGCGAAAGTTGCGGAACTAGTCATAATGCAACCGACCTTATTAATCCTAAATCAGCTATTACTGGTAACTTACCGACTTTAAAGGAAACCAAGCACTGGTTTCTACCATTAGATCAATATGAAGATTTTTTAAGAGAGTGGATCCTTAAAGGACATAAAAAAGATTGGAAAACAAATGTCTATGGGCAAGTAAAAAGCTGGATAGATGACGGACTAAGACCTAGAGCCGTAACTCGCGACTTAGACTGGGGTATCCCGGTACCGCTTCCGGACGCAGAAGGGAAAGTTCTATATGTCTGGTTCGATGCACCGATTGGCTATATCTCCTCAACCAAAGAATGGGCAGAGAGAGTTGGCAAGGATTGGGAACCTTATTGGAAGGACAAAAACACCAAGCTGGTTCATTTTATAGGAAAAGACAATATCGTCTTTCATTGCATTATTTTTCCGGCTATGTTAAAGGCAGAAGGAAGTTATATTCTTCCCGATAATGTTCCTGCAAATGAATTTTTAAATCTTGAAGACAATAAACTTTCAACTTCTAAAAATTGGGCAGTTTGGCTGCACGAATATTTGGAGGATTTTGAAGGCCAACAAGATGTGTTGCGTTATGCCTTGACCGCAAATGCTCCAGAAACTAAGGACAATGACTTTACTTGGAAGGATTTTCAGGCTAGGAACAACAATGAATTGGTTGCAATACTTGGGAATTTTATAAACCGAGTGGCTGTGCTTACCGATAAATATTACGAAGGCACAATACCTTCGCCAAACGAATTTTCTGAAGTAGATGAGGAAACCTTAGCAACCTTAAAAGCGTATCCTGCAGTGATTGGCAGCTCTATTGAGCGTTACCGTTTTAGGGAAGCCAGTCAAGAATTGATGAATTTGGCCAGGCTCGGTAACAAGTATCTTGCCGACGAAGAACCTTGGAAAGTCATAAAACAAGATGAAGAAAGGGTAAGGACCATTATGTTTGTAGCTCTTCAAATCGCTGCGGCCCTTGCAGTTCTTAGCGAACCATTTTTCCCATTTACATCAGACAAGCTTAAAAAGATTTTCAATATGAAGCAAGAATCAGATGGTGGATTATCTTGGGACGACGTTACCAATAAATCTGTCCTGATTGAAGCCGGACATATAAAAGGAACCTCAGAATTATTATTTTCTAAGATTGAAGATGAAACAATTCAACTTCAACTTGATAAATTAATTGAAAGCAAAAAGACCAACGAAAAAGAGGCTATGGATACCAAGGTAGAACCACAAAAGGAATTGATTACCTACGAAGATTTTTCGAAATTGGACATTCGTGTAGGCACCATACTTGAAGCGGAGAAAATGCCGAAAACCAAAAAACTGCTGAAATTGAAAGTAGACACCGGCATCGACACCAGAACGATTGTTTCTGGTATTGCCGAAAGTTTTTTGGCTGAAGAAATCATTGGCAAAAAAGTTACGGTCTTGGTAAATCTTGCACCACGCACGCTAAGAGGTGTTGAAAGTGAGGGAATGATTTTAATGACCGAAAACGAAGAAGGGAAACTTGTTTTTGTAAATCCAGACGATTCATCTGTTGCTAATGGTCTGCATATCAGTTAA
- a CDS encoding acyl-CoA thioester hydrolase, protein MFKKEFEIRWSDIDANGHLANSAYTNFMSHTRMAFFEENNLSLGELKQENIGPVVFYEHTHYFKEAFLGTNVYVSLETTGMSEDGMFFKFEHNFYDREGKNLATCEVFGAFIDLQERKLRALPMKMFENLKNSPRSADFKILTKEDSRKFNKRPVDINA, encoded by the coding sequence ATGTTTAAAAAAGAATTCGAAATACGCTGGAGCGATATAGATGCAAATGGTCATTTGGCCAATTCTGCCTATACCAATTTTATGAGCCACACCCGTATGGCTTTCTTTGAAGAAAACAATTTATCCTTGGGAGAACTCAAGCAAGAAAACATTGGTCCGGTTGTATTTTATGAACACACTCATTATTTTAAAGAAGCATTTCTAGGAACCAATGTTTATGTTTCTCTCGAAACCACAGGAATGAGTGAAGATGGAATGTTCTTTAAATTTGAACATAATTTTTATGACCGAGAAGGTAAAAATCTCGCCACCTGTGAAGTGTTTGGAGCTTTTATAGATTTACAGGAAAGAAAATTACGGGCGCTACCAATGAAAATGTTCGAGAATTTGAAAAATTCCCCAAGATCAGCTGACTTTAAAATCTTGACTAAAGAGGATAGCCGAAAATTTAACAAACGCCCGGTTGATATTAACGCTTAA
- a CDS encoding nicotinate-nucleotide adenylyltransferase produces MKVGLYFGTFNPIHVGHLTIANHLVEFSDLDKVWFVVTPQSPFKKKNSMLDNHQRLEMVYRATKDYDKLEPSTIEFNLPQPNYTINTLTYLYEKHPEIEFSLIMGEDNLKSFHKWKNYERILENHDIYVYPRLSEGDIPEDFKNHRKIHKVNAPIMELSSTFIRKSIKDGKNVRPMLPEHVWHYLDEMNFYK; encoded by the coding sequence ATGAAAGTAGGGCTCTACTTCGGAACCTTTAATCCCATCCACGTAGGTCATCTAACCATTGCCAACCATCTGGTAGAATTTAGCGACCTAGACAAGGTCTGGTTTGTGGTAACTCCTCAAAGCCCATTTAAGAAAAAGAATAGCATGCTAGATAATCACCAACGATTGGAGATGGTGTATCGCGCTACAAAAGATTATGATAAATTAGAGCCTAGCACTATAGAATTTAATCTTCCACAACCTAATTATACCATAAATACGCTTACTTATTTATACGAAAAGCATCCAGAAATAGAATTTTCGCTTATAATGGGTGAAGATAATTTGAAGAGTTTTCATAAATGGAAGAACTACGAGCGCATCTTAGAGAATCACGATATTTATGTGTACCCACGATTATCTGAAGGGGATATTCCTGAAGATTTTAAGAACCATAGAAAAATCCATAAAGTAAACGCTCCGATTATGGAGCTTTCTTCCACCTTTATAAGAAAGTCAATAAAAGACGGAAAAAATGTTAGACCGATGTTGCCCGAACACGTTTGGCACTATTTAGATGAAATGAATTTCTACAAATAA
- a CDS encoding DinB superfamily protein produces the protein MNWAFDITLKSRAVLERFLENYSLEQLNKVPKGFNNNIIWNVAHTIVTQQLLVYKLSGLQTIVSDDMIETYRKGTRPNRDVSQAEVDMVKGLLYSTVHKTQEDFDNGVFKNYNEYTVTTKNTLTNVLEAIEFNNFHEGLHLGYILAIKNTF, from the coding sequence ATGAATTGGGCATTCGATATAACATTAAAGAGCCGTGCAGTGCTCGAGAGATTTTTAGAGAACTACTCTCTAGAGCAATTAAATAAAGTACCTAAAGGCTTCAATAATAATATAATCTGGAATGTCGCACATACCATCGTTACCCAGCAACTTTTAGTTTATAAACTGTCGGGTTTACAGACTATAGTTTCGGATGATATGATAGAAACCTATCGTAAAGGCACCCGACCGAATAGGGACGTTTCTCAGGCAGAGGTCGATATGGTTAAAGGACTTTTATACTCTACGGTTCACAAAACCCAAGAAGATTTTGACAATGGTGTTTTTAAGAATTATAATGAATATACCGTTACCACCAAAAATACCCTCACCAATGTGCTAGAAGCAATTGAATTTAATAATTTTCATGAAGGTCTTCATCTAGGTTATATTCTAGCGATCAAAAACACCTTTTAA
- a CDS encoding cystathionine beta-lyase: MLQYFDEHTMKFNTKTIHGGQEHDPAYGAVMPPIYQTSTYAQTTPGGHKGYEYSRTHNPTRNALENSFASIEDGKFGLAFGSGLAAIDAVIKLLKPGDEVVSTNDLYGGSYRLFTKIYADFGIKFHFIGMENASNIKDYLNDKTKLIWVETPTNPMMNVIDIKAVSKIAKQKKILLAVDNTFATPYLQQPLNLGADIVMHSATKYLGGHSDVVMGALVVKDKELADRLYFIQNASGAICGPQDSFLVLRGIKTLHIRMQRHCENGKAVAEYLNDHPKIEKVYWPGFENHPNHEIAKSQMKDFGGMVSFVTKGNNYDEAIKIVENLKIFTLAESLGGVESLAGHPASMTHASIPKEEREKTGVVDSLIRLSVGIEDIDDLIEDLKQAIGN, translated from the coding sequence TTGTTGCAATATTTTGATGAACATACTATGAAATTCAATACCAAAACAATCCACGGAGGACAAGAACATGACCCAGCATATGGCGCAGTAATGCCTCCGATATATCAAACTTCTACTTATGCGCAAACCACTCCTGGTGGCCATAAAGGATACGAATATTCTAGAACGCATAACCCAACACGTAATGCCTTAGAGAATTCTTTTGCCAGTATTGAAGATGGAAAATTTGGATTGGCTTTTGGATCTGGATTGGCTGCAATCGATGCAGTTATAAAATTATTGAAGCCTGGCGATGAAGTTGTCTCTACCAATGATCTCTATGGAGGAAGTTACCGCTTATTCACAAAGATTTACGCTGACTTCGGTATAAAGTTTCATTTTATCGGAATGGAGAATGCTTCAAATATTAAGGATTACCTGAATGATAAAACCAAGCTTATTTGGGTGGAAACTCCTACCAACCCAATGATGAATGTTATAGACATCAAGGCAGTTTCGAAAATTGCTAAGCAAAAGAAGATTTTGCTTGCGGTAGATAACACTTTTGCCACTCCTTATCTGCAACAGCCATTAAATCTAGGCGCGGATATCGTTATGCATTCTGCGACCAAATATCTTGGTGGGCACAGTGATGTTGTAATGGGAGCCTTGGTGGTTAAGGATAAAGAGCTTGCAGATAGACTTTATTTTATTCAAAATGCCAGTGGTGCCATTTGCGGCCCACAGGATAGCTTTTTGGTTTTAAGAGGAATTAAAACCTTGCACATAAGAATGCAACGCCACTGTGAAAATGGAAAAGCAGTCGCTGAATACTTGAACGATCACCCAAAGATTGAAAAGGTGTATTGGCCAGGTTTTGAAAATCATCCTAATCATGAAATCGCGAAAAGCCAGATGAAGGATTTTGGTGGAATGGTCTCCTTCGTGACTAAAGGTAATAATTACGATGAAGCCATTAAAATCGTAGAGAATTTGAAGATTTTTACCCTTGCAGAATCATTGGGTGGTGTAGAATCTCTAGCTGGTCACCCAGCAAGTATGACCCATGCTAGTATTCCTAAGGAAGAAAGAGAGAAGACAGGCGTTGTGGATTCCTTAATCAGACTTAGTGTTGGTATTGAAGATATAGACGATTTAATCGAAGACTTAAAACAAGCGATTGGCAATTAA
- a CDS encoding putative endonuclease: MAQHTDLGNKGEELAVDFLLKQGYSILERNYRFDKAEIDIIARKGEILAIIEVKTRSTSDFGNPQDFVKPKQIQRLVKAVNEYVEMKDLNLEIRFDIIAIVKQNQIFEIDHIENAFYHF, translated from the coding sequence ATGGCTCAACACACTGATTTAGGTAATAAAGGTGAAGAGCTAGCAGTGGACTTTCTTCTTAAACAAGGCTATTCTATTTTAGAAAGAAATTATAGATTCGACAAAGCCGAAATAGATATCATCGCACGTAAGGGTGAAATCTTAGCAATCATAGAAGTTAAAACAAGGTCAACTTCCGATTTTGGGAACCCACAGGATTTTGTTAAGCCTAAGCAGATACAAAGATTAGTGAAGGCAGTAAATGAGTATGTAGAGATGAAGGACTTAAACCTAGAAATTAGGTTCGATATTATTGCAATAGTTAAACAGAACCAAATATTCGAAATCGATCATATAGAAAATGCGTTCTATCACTTTTAA
- a CDS encoding guanylate kinase yields the protein MSQGKLIVFSAPSGSGKTTIVRHLLKNEELNLEFSISAASREKRDNEVDGVDYYFLDIKTFKQKIKAEEFLEWEEVYRDCFYGTLKSEVERIWSHGKHVIFDIDVVGGLDIKHIYPERTLAVFVKPPSIEELKIRLKKRKTETEDKINMRVAKASIELATAPQFDFIIENNNLDTALDEAYHLVHNFLELNK from the coding sequence ATGAGTCAGGGGAAACTAATAGTGTTTTCTGCACCTTCGGGCTCTGGTAAAACTACTATTGTTAGACATTTATTAAAGAATGAAGAACTTAACCTAGAGTTCTCTATTTCGGCGGCTTCAAGGGAAAAACGGGATAATGAGGTAGACGGGGTCGATTACTATTTCTTGGATATCAAAACCTTCAAGCAAAAGATTAAAGCTGAAGAATTTTTAGAGTGGGAAGAAGTGTATCGTGATTGTTTTTACGGCACTTTAAAATCTGAAGTAGAACGCATTTGGTCGCACGGCAAGCACGTTATTTTCGATATCGACGTAGTTGGCGGTCTGGATATAAAACATATTTATCCCGAAAGAACACTTGCGGTATTTGTGAAACCGCCGAGTATCGAAGAACTTAAAATTCGACTTAAAAAAAGAAAGACTGAAACCGAGGATAAAATAAATATGAGAGTAGCAAAGGCTTCTATTGAATTGGCAACTGCTCCACAATTCGATTTTATTATCGAAAACAATAATCTCGATACAGCGTTAGATGAAGCTTATCATTTAGTTCACAACTTTTTAGAATTAAACAAATGA
- a CDS encoding arsenate reductase, which produces MNKIYYLKTCSTCNRIISELNLPADLEFQNIKENPLTESQIEELEKHSGSYESLFSKRAYLYKELKLKDSNLSEADYKKYLLQHYTFLQRPVIVLNNRVFIGNSKKNVESVKEELKR; this is translated from the coding sequence ATGAATAAGATTTATTACCTAAAAACATGTAGTACCTGTAATCGTATTATTTCTGAGCTGAATTTACCAGCTGATTTAGAATTTCAGAATATTAAGGAAAATCCTTTAACGGAATCTCAAATTGAAGAATTAGAAAAACATAGCGGTAGTTACGAATCTCTTTTTAGCAAGCGAGCATATCTTTATAAAGAACTAAAGCTAAAGGATAGCAATCTCAGCGAAGCTGATTATAAAAAATATCTCTTGCAGCATTATACGTTTCTTCAAAGACCGGTAATAGTTTTAAATAATAGAGTATTTATCGGCAACAGCAAGAAGAATGTAGAGTCGGTAAAGGAAGAGCTTAAGCGTTAA
- a CDS encoding TIGR00255 family protein, with the protein MIKSMTGYGKSVLQLPTKKISIEIKSLNSKNLDLNARMPSLYREKELAVRKLIANKLERGKIDFSLYMEITGEETSTQINKTVVKEYIKQLRDVVAGDETELLKMAIRLPDAVTTERDDIDEDEWHTIEASIEDTLVKIQKYRLDEGKALKNEFNDRVKNIDSLLDEVMEMDPDRIDGVRTRLEKGVADLKEKVDENRFEQELVYYIEKFDITEEKVRLKNHLDYFIKALNSEDSNGKKLAFISQEMGREINTIGSKSNYAPMQKLVVQMKDELEKIKEQLLNVL; encoded by the coding sequence ATGATAAAATCGATGACCGGTTACGGAAAATCTGTTCTACAGCTTCCAACTAAAAAAATATCTATCGAGATAAAATCCTTAAATAGCAAGAATCTAGACCTTAATGCTAGAATGCCTTCACTCTATCGGGAGAAGGAATTAGCCGTAAGAAAATTGATTGCTAATAAGTTAGAGCGCGGTAAAATAGATTTTTCTCTTTATATGGAAATCACTGGGGAAGAAACCTCAACCCAAATCAACAAAACGGTCGTAAAAGAATATATAAAACAACTCCGAGATGTGGTCGCAGGCGATGAGACCGAGCTCCTTAAAATGGCAATTCGCTTACCAGACGCAGTAACCACCGAAAGAGATGATATCGATGAGGACGAGTGGCATACCATCGAAGCTAGTATTGAAGATACTCTGGTTAAGATTCAAAAGTATCGACTTGATGAGGGAAAGGCGCTTAAAAATGAATTTAACGATCGGGTTAAAAACATCGATTCTTTGTTAGATGAAGTTATGGAGATGGACCCAGATAGAATAGACGGTGTTAGAACTAGGTTAGAGAAAGGAGTCGCGGATTTAAAAGAGAAGGTAGACGAAAATAGATTTGAACAAGAACTGGTGTATTATATCGAAAAATTCGATATCACAGAAGAGAAAGTAAGGCTTAAAAACCATTTGGATTATTTTATTAAAGCGCTTAATTCTGAAGACAGCAACGGCAAGAAATTGGCATTTATATCCCAAGAAATGGGTCGAGAAATAAATACTATTGGTTCTAAATCCAATTATGCACCAATGCAAAAATTGGTGGTACAGATGAAGGATGAATTAGAAAAGATTAAGGAACAACTTTTAAACGTGCTGTAA